A genome region from Populus alba chromosome 5, ASM523922v2, whole genome shotgun sequence includes the following:
- the LOC118052844 gene encoding uncharacterized protein, giving the protein MALVMNRNYNYNTSHHLGPTPLSRSSSSGTWNELLGGYSNSSEHYSSSSSVVMMEKRQLFLRSYQFCRKRTLRERIKGSLIRAKKVMWLRLRSARKIRRLVWSRLRYAFYCRRRRRFLRLINHNHHNSSTCTFW; this is encoded by the coding sequence ATGGCTCTAGTAATGAACCGCAACTACAACTACAACACTAGCCATCATCTGGGGCCAACTCCGCTGTCGAGGAGCAGCAGCAGCGGTACTTGGAATGAGTTATTAGGAGGATACAGCAATAGTTCAGAGCattacagcagcagcagctcaGTGGTGATGATGGAGAAGAGACAGTTATTTCTTAGAAGCTACCAGTTCTGCAGGAAAAGAACCCTAAGAGAAAGGATCAAGGGTTCTTTGATAAGAGCGAAGAAAGTGATGTGGCTGAGACTAAGATCTGCTCGTAAAATTAGAAGGTTGGTTTGGTCCAGACTCCGTTATGCATTCTACTGTCGCCGCAGAAGAAGATTCCTTCGCCTCATTAACCATAATCATCACAACTCGTCCACCTGCACTTTCTGGTAG